The Leptospira mtsangambouensis sequence CTTTGGATTCCGAAAGTGGGAAGCTCAAACAAAGGATGGGATGGCGAAAATGTGGACTTGCATTCCAGATCACTGTTGTTCCACCAAAAGATTTTTTTAACTTGGGTTGGATGTTTTTCAGTAATGCTTTTACTTCTGATTTTTGATAATCATACTTTTGTAAAAACTCATCGTTGAGTGCTTCGAATTTTGGATTTAAACTTACATCATAAGCGCCAATTAATAGAAAATTTTGATCTTCCTCAAACAACTCTTTGGCGATCGCATTGACAGAGCCTGGGCTTCTAAGAATAGCTGACGCTGTGATATGAACATCTTGTTTCATCGAATGTAAATCCGACTTCACTTTTAGAGATAAGATTTCATTGATTTTGATATTGTTTTCTTTAACCCGGACCTCACTGTCCTTTCTAAAAAAATAAGATGCTAAAAAGATGATCCCAGACATTGAGACAAGCAAAACTACCGAGGTAATGAGGAGGAGTTTGTATCGAATTGGAAACTGCAATTCCCCATGGAGGTGGGAATCCTTGGAAAAGAGTGAACGTAGTTTGAGCAGAATCGTTTTCATATCATTGGTACTTTTACCAACTTCATCGAAAACGGTGTTAGAGAAAAAGTAAAATTGAAAATAGAAACTATTTTTTTACTAGGGACATGTCAAATCAATGTTATATGTTTGTCTGAACGGATACTCGGGAATGTTAAATGTAGTCTCTCGTACTACAGTGTCCGGGTAACCGTCCTGTTTTGTTAAATCTCCTAAACAAACTGCTTTGTAAGTACCTGGATTTAGGTATTTTATTTTTGCACCTTGTTTGGCAGGGGTTGCCGCTAGAGGTAAAACATTTATGAATTCGGTTTCTTGTGAGCGAAAGATTCCATAATAATGTAACAGAGAGTTCCCGCCACCGGAAATTGTAAGACTTGATGCGGTCTCTGGATAAATGACTCGAGCTCTTGTCAATATATTTCCACCCGCATCGCCTTCCCCTTTATGGTCGAAGAAGATATCACTCACACCTACATAGGTAACAACTGTAGATCGGCTAGTGAGATAAGAATGTAACATCAAATTTTCTTTTAGATTGATTCTTACTTCTAAGATATAAGGATCAAATCCATCGCGAATTTGCATATCTGCTTGGGTGGGGAGTTGGGTGTACAAAGCAGGAAACATTTTGGGTACAATGCTACTTTTGGCAGCTGATGTGGTTCCCGCCACATAGTTGTTTCGTGGGACAATGTTCAGTCCATTGACGATTGGTCTGTTATCGAAACGGCCCGTCACCGGGATTCCTGCATCCAGGGCATAACCCGTCACAAGGGATCGGAAATAAATGGCTGCATAATAATACTGACGTCCAAGCCATGGTTGGCCAGTTATCAAAGCTGATTCCCAACTTTCAGTTTGCGAGGACGGATCGTTGGAAGGAAACTGTGCACCAATCCCATTAAAAAAATCAGATGCCTTGAGAATTCCATTACTTTCTGTACAAGTATTATTATCAAAAGAATAGGTGACCGTACAAAATACTTGTCTGTTAGGTGCAATGTAGTCCCAGAATTTATTGGAATCAACAGTGTCTCGAATTTGTGTGAGTTCGTTTAGACCTTTCAAGTATTTACTTGAAATTCTTACTTCTCCAATATCCAAAAAGATAGGAACATTTCCTGCTTTGGGTTGGTTGACCAAAGTCATAGTCGGATCAAGTCCCTCCCCTTGTGCATCTACATATAAATTTCCAGTTCCATTGTTGAGCTCTGCCCAATCAAGAGGATTGTCTGTAGCATATGTTCCTTTGAGGAGCAATAACATTCTGTGATTGAATAGAGTGGAGATTACGGGAAGTTTGGATTCCTCACCTAAATCAAGTTTGGTTTTACAATGAATAAAGATAAGAACATTGAAGAATAGGACCAAAAGTTTTAGGGATGAAAATTTCACTAAAATAACACTCCTACCGTTAGACCGAAATAGAAAAAGTCCACGTTCTGCAAAGTGTAGTTGGCCGGATTTTGCAAACGAGGGTCGTCATAAGGACTAGAAAGTGGATATCGGTATTGGTTTGGCACATCCAATTGAGTTTCAAAAATCTTATGATAATCCAATCGAACCCCAATTCGGATCCTACGACCAGCAATAAAACTGGCTTCTAACCCGGCGAAGGCGGAAGGATTCCAACGTGCCGTATCAGCAGGCCTTGCGACAACATAAGAAGAACCACCGCCACCTTTGATAAAAAACTGAATGGGCAATT is a genomic window containing:
- a CDS encoding LIC11270 family surface protein, with product MKFSSLKLLVLFFNVLIFIHCKTKLDLGEESKLPVISTLFNHRMLLLLKGTYATDNPLDWAELNNGTGNLYVDAQGEGLDPTMTLVNQPKAGNVPIFLDIGEVRISSKYLKGLNELTQIRDTVDSNKFWDYIAPNRQVFCTVTYSFDNNTCTESNGILKASDFFNGIGAQFPSNDPSSQTESWESALITGQPWLGRQYYYAAIYFRSLVTGYALDAGIPVTGRFDNRPIVNGLNIVPRNNYVAGTTSAAKSSIVPKMFPALYTQLPTQADMQIRDGFDPYILEVRINLKENLMLHSYLTSRSTVVTYVGVSDIFFDHKGEGDAGGNILTRARVIYPETASSLTISGGGNSLLHYYGIFRSQETEFINVLPLAATPAKQGAKIKYLNPGTYKAVCLGDLTKQDGYPDTVVRETTFNIPEYPFRQTYNIDLTCP